One segment of Desulfobacterales bacterium DNA contains the following:
- the plsY gene encoding glycerol-3-phosphate 1-O-acyltransferase PlsY, with protein MLIFKIIILGLFAYTLGSIPWGLILTKTFTKIDIRKIGSGNIGATNVRRIAGNTLGILTLFLDMLKGIIPVYLTTFIFTNSDLCSLYQCIFALLSFLGHLYPVFLLFKDGGKGVATAAGCILIISPKIFFIVIIIFILSVIIFNKISAGSILAAGFLPFLSFIEHNIYFTIFTFIISFLTIFRHKGNIKRLLDGNEPNLINKK; from the coding sequence ATGCTCATATTTAAAATTATTATCTTGGGACTTTTTGCTTATACATTAGGATCTATTCCTTGGGGATTGATTCTAACAAAAACATTTACGAAAATTGATATACGCAAAATAGGAAGTGGCAATATTGGAGCTACAAATGTTAGGAGAATTGCTGGAAATACCCTTGGAATTTTAACACTCTTCCTTGATATGCTTAAAGGCATTATACCGGTGTATTTAACCACTTTTATTTTTACTAATTCTGATTTATGCTCATTATACCAATGTATTTTTGCGCTCTTATCTTTTTTGGGACATCTTTATCCTGTTTTTTTACTATTTAAAGATGGTGGAAAAGGAGTTGCTACTGCTGCTGGATGTATTTTAATCATCTCTCCTAAAATTTTTTTTATTGTTATTATTATTTTTATATTATCGGTAATTATATTTAATAAAATTTCAGCGGGCTCAATTCTTGCGGCTGGATTCCTTCCTTTTCTATCTTTTATTGAACATAATATTTATTTTACTATTTTTACTTTTATTATTTCCTTTTTAACAATTTTTAGGCATAAGGGAAATATAAAAAGATTATTAGATGGCAATGAACCTAATTTGATTAATAAAAAATAA